Genomic segment of Myxococcus stipitatus:
TTTTCGGCTCGGTGCCGGACGGGCGGAGCGTCACGCGCCCCCCACCCTCCAGCTCGAAGGCCAGCACGTTGGACGGAGGCAGTCCCTGCACACCGCGCTGGTAGTCCAGCACGGCCCGCACCGCCTCGCCTCCGATGTGCGAGGGCGGACGCGCGCGGAAGGCATCCATGATGCCGCGGATGGCCTGGGCGCCCGCGGAGCCCGGCAGCGTGACGTTGCGCTGAGCCCCCACGTAGAGCCCGTGGCGACGCTGGATCTCCTCCAGGTAGCCCAGCACGGTGGTGCCCCGTGATTCGCACCACGCGGCCAGGTCCGCCATGACGAGCGCCGCGCCGACGCCATCCTTGTCCCGCGTCACGGTGCCAGCGGTGTAGCCCAGCGCCTCCTCGTAGCCGAAGACGAACTGGGTGCCCTCGGAGCGCTCTCGCTCCAGCGCGCGGTTGGCGATCCACTTGAAGCCGGTGAGCACCTCGTCGTACGCGGCGCCCAGCGAGCGCGCGATGTCGCCCAGCTGCGTCGACGACACGATGGTGGTGACGACGTGCGGGCGCGCGCGCTGCGTGGACTGCGTCAGCAGGTAGTGGCCCAGGAGCACGCCCACCTCGTTGCCGGTGAGCATGCGAAGGCCGCCGCCAGACTCGCGCGCCATGACGGCCAGCCGGTCCGCGTCCGGGTCATTGGCCAGCACCAGGTCGGCCTTCACGCGCTCGGCGGTAGCGCGGGACAGGTCCATCGCGCCGGGCTCCTCCGGGTTCGGGAAGCGCACGGTGGGGAAGCGTCCGTCCGGCATGTGCTGCTCGGCCACGGGCGTGAAGCGCGGGAAGCCCGCCTCATGCAGGGCCCGCTCCGCCCAGACGCCGCCCACGCCGTGCATCGCCGTGTAGACAATGGACAACGTCTCGGAGCCCCGCTTGTACACACGCAGCCCGAGGATGGCGCGCAGGTAGTCCTCGCCCAGCGAGTCAGGGATGTCTCGCCACAGCCCCTTCTCCTTCGCCTGCGCCACCGTCAGGAGCGGCACCCGGTTGGCGGCCTCCACCTTCGCGATGGCGGCGGCGATGCCCGTGTCGTGCGGGGGGATGATTTGAGCGCCGTTACCCCAGTAGACCTTGTAACCGTTGTACTCGGGTGGATTGTGGCTGGCCGTCACCATGATGGCCGCGGCGGCGCCCAGGTGGAGGCACGCGTAGGCGGTGAGCGGCGTGGGGACGGGCATCGGGAAGACGTGGGCGGGGATGCCCTCGGCGGCGAGCACCGCGGCGGTGTCCTCCGCCAGCTCCGCGCTCAGCCGGCGCGCATCGCGGCCCACCACCACGCCGCGTGTGGCGGCATCCGGCACGTGAGCCTTGAGGTAGCGAGCCAGCCCCGCGCTCGTACGCCGCACGACGGCGCGGTTCATCCGGTTGGGCCCCGCGCCCAGCACACCCCGCAGGCCCGCGGTGCCGAACTCCAGGTCCCCCGAGAAGCGGTCCGCGAGCTCCGCCATGTCGCCCTGGGCCAGCAGGCGCGCCAGCTCCTCGGCGGTCGCGGGGTCCGGGTCCGCCAGACGCCACGCCTCCGCCCGCTCTCTCAGTCCGGTGTCATTCATGGAGCTTCGAAGCCTCGTGCAATCAGGGGCGCTCGGGGGTCCCGAGCGCACGTGGTTTTCAGGTGTAGTCCGTGAGCTTGCGGCGCGTGGCGCGACCCTTCGGCGCGTCCTTGCCGCCCTGGCACGTCACGCACAGCTCCGCATACGGCATGGCTCGAAGCCGGCCGAGCGGAACCTCATCCCCGCACTCCTCGCACTCGCCGAAGGAGTCCGGGTCATCGCGCAGCTTCGCCAGCGCCTTGAGCACACGGGCCAGCACGCCATCCATGTTCCGGTTCCGGTTGGAGGCGATGGCCTGCATCATCTCGTTGAGGGGTTGCTCGTCCTCGTCGCCGCCGATGCGCGCGTCATCGGTGCGGTTGGGTTCGATTCTCGCGGGCGCCTTCTCCGTCAGCTCGGAATGCAGCGCCAGGAGCAGCCCCTTGAGCTCGTCTCGCTGTTTGGCGTTCATGTCGGCGGGGCCCGTCAGTACTTCGCGGTGGAGACCTGCCCGGTGACGATGGCCACCGACGCGGACGCCCCCAGGCGGTTGGCGCCCGCACGCACCATCTTCATCGCGTCCTCGGCGGAGCGGATGCCGCCGGACGCCTTCACGCCCACGTCCTCGCCCACCACCCTGCGCATCAACGCCACGTCCTCCGCCGTCGCCCCGCCCCCGTTGAAGCCCGTGGACGTCTTCACGAACGCGGCGCCCGCGGCCTTCGACAGCACGCAGGCGATGACCTTCTCCTCGTCGTTGAGCTGCGACGTCTCCAGGATGACCTTCACCGGCACCGGGCCACAGGCCTCCACCACGGCGGCGATGTCCCGCTGAACCAGCGCGTAGTCATGCGACTTGAGCGCGCCGATGTTGACGACCATATCGATTTCACGCGCCCCCGCGGCGATGGCCTCGCGGGCCTCGAACGCCTTGGCCGACGACAGCGCCGCGCCCAGGGGGAAGCCCACCACGGCGATGGGCACGGTGGAGGAGCCCGCCAGCACCCTGGCCGCGGTGGCCACGTGCGAGCTGTTCACGCACACCGTCGCGAAGCCGTGCTGCCGGGCCTCCTCGGCCAGCTTCACCACGTCCTCGGCGCGAGCCTCCGGCTTGAGCAGCGTGTGGTCGATGTACGGCGCCAGGTCCGCGGCGGTGCGGAGCGAGGCCGGGTCCACGCGGCCCAGCGCGGGACGCGGTGCGGGAGGAGTGGAGGCCGCCTCCCGGGCACCCTTCCACCCATGCAGGTGGCGGCGAGCCTGGTCGGCGATGTCCTCGACGAACTTGAAGAGGTCCTCGGAGTCGGACATGGCGCCCGAATAGCCCACTTCGCGGCCCTCGGGAAGCGCTCGGGCGACCCGTACGTTTCCCGCTCGCACCACAGGTGCCGAGGGTGGGACCGTGGCTGTAGAGTCCACCTGTGATGTTCCGCCTCCGGCTGTTCAGCCTCCTCGTCCTCCTGCTTGCCGCGCTGCCAGGCTTCGCCGCGAGCCCTCCCTCCCCCGCTCCCGTTGCCCTGGGACAACCGCTCACGGTGCATTTCTTCGACGTGGGCCAAGGTGACGCGGCCCTCGTCATCTCCCCCACCGGCAAGACGGTGCTCATCGACGGCGGTCCTCCCGAGGCCCGGGAGCGGCTCACCGCCCGAATCAAGGAGCTGGTGAAGGGGCCGCTGGACCTGGTCATCCTCACCCATCCGCACCTCGACCATCTGGGAGGGCTCGTCTCGGCGGTGCGCGCCGTGGGCGCCAGGCGGTTCATGGACCCGGGCTTCAACCATCCCAGCGAGGCGTACCGGGACCTGCTCGACTTCGTGGGCGACAACGTGGGCCAGGTGCTGACGCCCGAGCCGGGGCCCTCGAGTGCACACGGGCTGCTCACCATCGGCCTGGGCGAGGGCGTCTCCCTCACCGTGTTCTGGCCGCGCATGCCCAAGGAGCCCTTCCTCGTGGGCACGCGCTCGGACGCGAACTCCAACTCCATCGTCCTGCGGCTGACCTACGGGAAGACGGCGTTCCTGCTCGTCGGCGACGCGGAGCCGGACACGGAGGCCGCGCTGCTCCAGCGCTCGC
This window contains:
- a CDS encoding phospho-sugar mutase, whose protein sequence is MNDTGLRERAEAWRLADPDPATAEELARLLAQGDMAELADRFSGDLEFGTAGLRGVLGAGPNRMNRAVVRRTSAGLARYLKAHVPDAATRGVVVGRDARRLSAELAEDTAAVLAAEGIPAHVFPMPVPTPLTAYACLHLGAAAAIMVTASHNPPEYNGYKVYWGNGAQIIPPHDTGIAAAIAKVEAANRVPLLTVAQAKEKGLWRDIPDSLGEDYLRAILGLRVYKRGSETLSIVYTAMHGVGGVWAERALHEAGFPRFTPVAEQHMPDGRFPTVRFPNPEEPGAMDLSRATAERVKADLVLANDPDADRLAVMARESGGGLRMLTGNEVGVLLGHYLLTQSTQRARPHVVTTIVSSTQLGDIARSLGAAYDEVLTGFKWIANRALERERSEGTQFVFGYEEALGYTAGTVTRDKDGVGAALVMADLAAWCESRGTTVLGYLEEIQRRHGLYVGAQRNVTLPGSAGAQAIRGIMDAFRARPPSHIGGEAVRAVLDYQRGVQGLPPSNVLAFELEGGGRVTLRPSGTEPKIKYYFERKETPAQGEPLARARERAETRLAAFIEAFIALARERGQPT
- a CDS encoding TraR/DksA family transcriptional regulator — translated: MNAKQRDELKGLLLALHSELTEKAPARIEPNRTDDARIGGDEDEQPLNEMMQAIASNRNRNMDGVLARVLKALAKLRDDPDSFGECEECGDEVPLGRLRAMPYAELCVTCQGGKDAPKGRATRRKLTDYT
- the deoC gene encoding deoxyribose-phosphate aldolase — protein: MSDSEDLFKFVEDIADQARRHLHGWKGAREAASTPPAPRPALGRVDPASLRTAADLAPYIDHTLLKPEARAEDVVKLAEEARQHGFATVCVNSSHVATAARVLAGSSTVPIAVVGFPLGAALSSAKAFEAREAIAAGAREIDMVVNIGALKSHDYALVQRDIAAVVEACGPVPVKVILETSQLNDEEKVIACVLSKAAGAAFVKTSTGFNGGGATAEDVALMRRVVGEDVGVKASGGIRSAEDAMKMVRAGANRLGASASVAIVTGQVSTAKY
- a CDS encoding ComEC/Rec2 family competence protein — its product is MFRLRLFSLLVLLLAALPGFAASPPSPAPVALGQPLTVHFFDVGQGDAALVISPTGKTVLIDGGPPEARERLTARIKELVKGPLDLVILTHPHLDHLGGLVSAVRAVGARRFMDPGFNHPSEAYRDLLDFVGDNVGQVLTPEPGPSSAHGLLTIGLGEGVSLTVFWPRMPKEPFLVGTRSDANSNSIVLRLTYGKTAFLLVGDAEPDTEAALLQRSLNLTATVLKVAHHGGKHSSTAAFLAASKPQAAVISVGAKNDYGHPAPETLARLADVGAHVLRTDQEGEVVAASDGQSVTLRTHAGTGALLVLTGNVDPSPVTSAPAPLTPVRPGATPPPRGESGRAPKSSPSDSSTGPYVGLKGSKVFHRETCSTLKRSKSERTLYPNREAALRERRPAEDCHP